The following is a genomic window from Thalassophryne amazonica chromosome 14, fThaAma1.1, whole genome shotgun sequence.
tcagcctcgccggcctcctgcagagcatcacagcggagctctgaaagtggaggtcggtcttgaagtcctgagtgatttctctcaccaggcgctggaaggtacagtttgtggatcagcagctcggtggatttctggtagcggcggagcaCCACagtgaccccggctgagaggaattatgacgtcggcaatcgggaactcttggcggtgaaggaggctcttgaggagtggagacacctgttggagggagtgacggtgcccttcacggttttcacggaccatcggaacctggagtacatccggaccgccaagcggttgaaccccaggcaagcccgctggtcactgttcttcgggcgctttgacttccagattacataacgccccgggaccaagaaccaacggtcggatgcactgtcccgagtgcatgaagaggaagccaaggccgagctgtcagaccccccagagaccatcatccccgagtccactgtcgtggccactctcacctgggacatggagaagaccatccgggatgccctgacacggaacccggacccgggaaccggcccgaagaacaagatgtacgtcccaccagaggccagagctgcggttttggacttctgtcatgggtccaaactctcctgtcatcccggagtgcgcaggaccatggcagtagtccagcagcgcttctggtgggcgtctatggaagccgacgtccgggactacgtccaggcctgcaccacctgtgccaggggcaaggcggaccacaagaggacctcaggactcctccgacccctaccggtgcctcatcgcccctggtcccacatcggcctggactttgtcacgggcctcccgccgtcccagggcaacaccaccatcttaacgatagtggaccggttctcaaaggcggcccacttcgtggccctcccgaagctccctacggcccaggagacagcagacctcctggccctcagttctcctctcaggtctggaggagtttctgcaaggaactgggggccaccgtgagtctctcgtccgggtatcaccctcagacgaacggacaggcagagcgggccaaccaggagttggagcaggccctccgttgcgttacctccgtgcacccgacggcctggagcacccatctggcctggatcgagtacgcccacaacagccaagtgtcgtctgccaccggcctctccccgtttgaggtgtgtttggggtaccagcccccattgtttccgcttatggagggagaggttggtgtgccctcggtccaggcccacctcaggaggtgccgccaggtatggcggaccgcccgttctaccctgttgaaggcctggacgagggccaaggcccatgcagaccgccggcgttccccggcccctgcataccagcccgggcaggaggtatggttgtcaacaaaggacatcccgctccaagtggactcccataaactgaaagacaggtatatcggaccatttcccatcaccaaggtcctcagcccggccgcagtgaagctacggctgccagcttcactgcggatccatcctgtttttcacgtgtcacggatcaagccataccacacctcaccgctctgcacccctggacctgcaccgcctcctgcccggatcatcgacggggagccggcatggaccgtgcgtcagcttctggacgtccgtcgcaagggtcggggcttccagtacctggtggactgggaggggtatggccccgaggaacgctcctgggtgaaaaggagcttcatcctggacccggccctcctggccgacttctacgcccggcacccggataaacctggtcaggCACCAGGagacgcccgttgagggggggggggtcctgttgtgtgggctgctgaagaggaggtactgctggcccaccaccaccagatggtgccctgcttggagtgcgggctccaagcacgagagggtgtcggagccgctggaggtgacagctgtcacctatcaacaccagctgtcacccatcatcaccactacaaagaccggactgcaactccacctcctcgccgagaaatcttctaccatacaggtaattctctgttgaaccttaattcgagtattagtctgatctctttttgcagacgttttcctgggacggataccctgtctgctgagttggagtttggtgtggactgcgacggcttcgcctcccaccccacccagataagtggttatctcaggagctgcacgagtgtgtgattggaggtggaggttctccctcctaactgtgtacagactgtgggattactgagtgtgcgaactcgcactcatccagaactgtttctgttttctgccagcagtaccgggtctgactgctgaagacagtggccacctggggcgcagggcttggtggctccggtgttcttcaggtccgttggtggtgagggctgtgtggaatccggctcttctcgcaccggacgtctcctatcttcgagcctgccacacgtcaccttttgtcggattgatataatgcatatttgtatctgtctgtactacgttgtgcaccttcacaacattaaattgttactttttggctattccattgtcccttcattaacgccccctgttgtgggtccgtgtcacgacacttccccaacagtatatatatatatattaaaaaggtGATCAGTAATCATTGGTGTAACAGTAAAAGAGAACCTTGTAGTAGAGGGCTGCATTGGGATTGGGTCCCGCGGGACCCAACACAAATGTGGCAGGAGCAGGCAGTCAGAACTTTGCTGCGGCAGGGGGCAGGTGGTTAAAAAAGTGCATGCAGTAACTAAACTGTCACATGAAATTGTATCGAAACAAATTACATAAATCTCTATTAATAATTTTAAATGATGCGTTTTCTCCCATGAGACGGGAGGAGACACAAAATAAATGCATCTCTATTATTGTATGTAACAGGCCCTGTACGAGAAGACTGTTGCCAGATTAATTGTCCTGTAAATAACAGGAAAATAATGAGACGAGCAGAGAAGTAGTGTGTCTCCTCCCCGCACTTCTGCCATTCTTTGTTttctttatacagtagtgttcagaataatagtagtgctatgtgactaaaaagatgaatccaggttttgagtatatttcttattgttacatgggaaacaaggtaccagtagattcagtagattctcacaaatccaacaagaccaagcattcatgatatgcacactcttaaggctatgaaattgggctattagtaaaaaaaaaaaaagtagaaaagggggtgttcacaataatagtagcatctgctgttgacgctacaaactcataactattatgttcaaactgcttttttagcaatcctgtgaatcactaaactagtatttagttgtataaccacagtttttcttgatttcttcacatctgcgaggcattaattttgttggtttggaaccatgattttgctcatttactagtgtgcttggggtcattgtcttgttgaaacacccatttcgagggcatgtcctcttcagcataaggcaacatgacctcttcaagtattttgacatatccaaactgatccatgatacctggtatgtgatatataggcccagcaccatagtaggagaaacatgcccatatcatgatgcttgcaccaccatgcttcactgtcttcactgtgaactgtggcttgaattcagagtttgggggttgtctcacaaactgtctgcggcccttggacccaaaaagaacaattttactctcatcagtccacaaaatattcctccatttctctttaggccagttgatgtgttctttggcaaattgtaacctcttctgcatgtcttttatttaacagaaggactttgcaggggattcttgcaaataaattagcttcacacaggcgtcttctaactgtcacagcacttacaggtaactccagactgtctttgatcatcctggagctgatcagtgggtgagcctttgccattctggttattcttctatgcatttagatggttgttttccgttttcttccacgtgtctgttttttttttttttttttgtcttttttaaagcattggagatcatcgtagatgaacagcctataattttttgcacctgcatataagttttcccctctacaatcaactttttaatcaaactacgctgttcttctgaacaatgtcttgaacgtcccattttcctcaggctttcaaagagaaaagcatgttcaacaggtgctggcttcatccttaaataggggacacctgattcacacctgtttgttccacaaaattgacaaagtcactgactgaatgccacactactattattgtgaacacccccttttctacttttttttactaatagcccaatttcatagccttaagagtgtgcatatcatgaatgcttggtcttgttggatttgtgagaatctactgaatctactggtaccttgtttcccatgtaacaataaaaaatatactcaaaacatggattaatctttttagtcacatagcgctactattattctgaacactactgtatacagcgAACCAAGAGATAAAGGGAGCTTAAAAACCAGATATGGCAGACTTTTAGTGTCTTCCATTACACACATGAGCTAAGCTAATGCTAATTAGCATAATCACCAAAAGTACTTCACAgactcaaacaaacaaaatacacttCCTGATATAACACGTTAGCATGCTGCTTTAATGTAACCACAAAAGGTGTGCTTGTATACTCACCTGTAAATAACAGGAAAATAATGAGACGAGcagacccttaccaaaaagtagtatatgcaagtatgtttcaagtatacttctagtttactttttatatacttatcagtactattttttggtaaggggagaAGTAGTGTGTCTCCTCCTCGCGCTTCTGCCGTTCTGAAGATGAGGGCTTTTGAACACACTAAGTTGTCTCACTGGGAGGCTGTCCCCCTGCTAGCAAAATGTGGAACTACACTAAAATGAAATCTTACTCCCTTTCACGATTTTCAAAGAAACAATACAAAAATTTGATCACACCTTTCTGTGTGTCACACATGCGCATAAGTTCTCAGCATTTCACAGGTGCAAGCACAATAGGACAGGTACATTGTGGGAACGGGCAGGAGTGTAACACACACATTGCAGGTGCGGGTGGTAACAGTCCGAAATTCAGCGGTGGAGGGTGGGAGCAGGACAGAGAAATGAGTCCCGTGCGGGGCTCTACCTTGTATGACTTTCAGGGAAAATCTACTTGAAATGTTGGGCATTTTAGTGCTTTGAAATTCAGTGAAAATATGCTTTTCAGTGCATCTTGTGGCACTGTGGATCTGAAAAGTAAAATCTACACAAAAACAATTGGCATAGTGTCACTATAGATGTATTTGTCATATTTCATGAAATTTGATATCTTGTTAGAGTCCAGTTCAAGTCTGTAAAATGTTAAAATCCTCCTGATGTACATTTCaacttccatcagtgcaataacttactgttgTCAGGTCAACCTCACCACTCTGGtactttattttaatgtgttgttctaacatttattgtgaacttaattgtttctttgcagaTATGCAACAGTTGTTGGTGAGTAGAGAAGAAATTCTCCccgaacaccaggaatggaatctgagtgttgatcaGGAGGAAATCAAAGAAgaacagaagctgtggataagtcagaaGGAAGAGCAGCTTCACCaggtggaggaggcagatctcaccacatTTGGTTTCACTGCTGTCACTgtaaagagtgaaaatgatgatgatgatgatgatgatgatggaaaaTTAGAGTCATCACAGTTTCATCgaagccaaagtgatgagagcatagagactgagcctgtagccagcagctcatctgtacacagaacactgacaataAAAGCTGAAGGACAGGactatggaggaccacaaccagccagcaacccaGGTCCAAACACTCATTTACAGCCAGATACatatggcaggagttcagacagttctgagactgagactgatgacagttatgactggaaacagaccaaagAACTTCGGTCACGTTTTCACTGTGTAAAAAATAACAATATTGTTAGTTCAAACAATTGCAACATTGCTGATGAACAATGTAATTATTCTAAATATGGAAAAACATGTTGTCACATGCATAATTCAGAGCAGTACAAGGGGAGGCAAGCAAGTGGAAAACTATTTAGCTGTCCTGCTGAGGGTAAAAGACTGAAACCAACATGCCCTCTGAACACACaggtgataattcatacaggacaaaaaccatttggctgttctgattgtggtaaaagatttggactaaagtgcaatctgaacagacacatggcaATTCATACAGGAAAACCATTTGGTTgtcctgagtgtggtcaaagatttggacgaaacagCGATCGGAACAGTCACATGctcattcatacaggacaaaaaccatttgcctgttctgagtgtggtaaaaggtttggCTACAAGAGcagtctgaacacacacatgataattcattcagGACAAAAACCACTTAGCTGTTCTGAATGCGGTCAAAGATTTAgacgaaagagccacctgaatacacacatgataattcatacaggagaaaaaccatttggctgttctgagtgcggtcaaagttttggacaaaagagcaccctaaacacacacatgataattcatacaggacaaaaaccatttggctgttctgaatgtggtgaaCGATTTAGACGAAAGTGcagtctgaacacacacatgataattcatactagacaaaaaccatttggctgttctgactgTGGGAAAAGATTTGGGCTAAACAGTAATCTAGCAAAACACATGTTGATTCATAcaagacaaaaaccatttggctgttctgagtgtggtcaaagatttggacgaaaaagcagtctgaacacacacatgataattcatacaagacaaaaaccatttggctgttttgagtgtggcaaaagatttggactaaagagcaatcTGACGAAACACATGATAACTCATACAAAAgaaaaaccattttgctgttctgaatgtggtaaaaggtTTGGCTACAAGAGCAGTCTGAACACACacttgataattcatacaggacctaAAAAGGCAGCTGTCAGCATGGAAAATGATTTGGACAAAAAAGCAGTCTGATATGTTTGGAGGTTCATAGTGGTTCACCTGCCATGAAGGCATTACGGTAGTCAAGGTGTAAAATGGCTTGTCTGTATCAGGACTCCTGCTGCGTGCTGAAATACTTCATATTTCACTTTGAAATTTAAAATTTTGTGGGAAATTGgactttttgggggggagggggtgaatgcacccaaaacatttttttttccttgttcagTTCTTGATgtattttcatttgttttatctAAGCACTGttaattttgaaattttcaattGTGGGTAAAATATAGACTTGAAAATAGTTAAATTTGCCAGATTTTTTTCCTTCAGTTTCTTTTAAATTTTAGTTTTAATGGGTTTGTTTGATTCATTTAAGCACTGTTCACAGTTCTTCCTCACAGAATATTGAATTTTGTTTTAAAGATAGACTGTTTGTTgagtgtcaaggattttatatagttcatgctcttatcatttattttctttagtttatgcttatattattgttatttattttcttatagtttatgcttattatttttcctctttgtgagaagaggaggttttagaaagaaagacttgttgtctgcattcttcatgattgggcaaactatttttaattttgccttatcctgctttgacgagccacaaggctcatgttgcaggaatggaaggtttcagctgttacctcgctttgctatcaccctcttgcagacatgactcatgtgtaacctctcccgactgtccttgtttgttttttctcatgttgaactaaataaaaggctgggccagaggaggagattttaggagagctttgtagctgagcacttacaagctgcttcattgttctcctcctctgcgcagagcaaaaaatatatatatttgtctctctctggatggtttcttttcagtgtttgtgcctctcatttctttaaaaacagggtgcaaacccaacagttttttcttggcgcccaacgtggggcgtcgacagatcttctcgagcgaacggagggagacacgccgcagaccgtgcacggccgattccactagagggatcgaaggaaagtcctgaggagtgaattctccgtcgggccggtgactatagacgtccacctccgctcgccgaagtagattgacgacgcctccgaaccaaatgaggggcgcaacaaattaacataagtaattactgcctgcctgtgaggaaaatatgttgaggaggggttagagtccccatccagaataaagtgcgggggagggagttagagtctccggtcctgccggcacaggtggtggaggggttagagtccccatccggaataaagtgcgggggagggagtttgAGTCTctggtcctgccggcacaggtgacggaggggttagagtccccatcaggctgagaaatacaggaggagtaagaataaatttcaggagaagcagttagagagacgcgaattaattgattatttcaaaagtgaaactaagtgtgtttgtggtatgaatgagagaaaattttgtttttgttttgttgtaaggattttgttgttatttatgtattattattttttatttttttttaagatgagggcttgtctAATTGCAGTCATTgatgtaatctgtaatttattttgtatgtgtgtgagagttggagcgtgtgtgtgtgacagtgtcggactgtatgtgtggtattgtttgactgagtattccttagtaatgataaaagaatgagactgagtgactgaagcacggacagcttgatatcccattttatcaggggataaaagtggagccgttgtctgcaatgtaggtcattttaagtccatatgcaccacactcacatattcccgatgagtctgcaaagagggggattccaaggaaggtgttatatggctggggggggcctggctgccggtttgtttctgttttttggttttcctcccaggtggcgtgcatttgggactgagtggctgtgttgctgaggctgtcaggacctcaccctgatcacctgcgactcgtcaggactcacagctgtggtgcatctggatggagtggaacatgttggcatttaagactggagtgcacagtgtgtatttgccagagactcgaccttgtgaccagacgggtgagatcgtcgtcttgggagccatctcatcaacagcggatgctgagaacgtccaggtttgatgcacagtctgtgaaagaggagggggtgaggtctcacgctcgtcagcacacttcctgaggtacgttagattttgtgactaacagttatacagtcagtaaatgtggtgtccctcacaccttattgtattgagctgtttgttagtcatgtatcagcttccactgcggtggagttttgtgaactggatgttccatgcctgcaggttgggaagctgatcagtaatcaagccaggaagtgtttgctgtttgtacacctttaagtgttctgtgtgtagagtgtggactcacataatggttccctctttcacagactcggttgttgcggccacctggggggtgtcggcggggtccttgggtccgaaacagcttctggctccggaccgttagcgctgctgggagcgcaccacgccagaccgcaccttttttgttattatcactgttatgtattaaattcagttagcctttgtaccgtgctctgcttatttcatactgggtccttcaaacgctggtcggttctccgagctgcgtccgacacataacagaaggtccgccccacggggtagaagcttgacctgaactttgcagagtgaaggggaataggtgaacaacatgggaaacacatgcacagaaaataagcccctatttcagggcgacgaaaaatacatgcacaaatgcaatccggaaaatctgaagtacataattaaatgaaaaaagaaatatggcttttcaggta
Proteins encoded in this region:
- the LOC117524708 gene encoding gastrula zinc finger protein XlCGF57.1-like, which codes for MSEVQQVRDMLKLQLISDEGTITNQAEETCHLKEENKRDMQQLLVSREEILPEHQEWNLSVDQEEIKEEQKLWISQKEEQLHQVEEADLTTFGFTAVTVKSENDDDDDDDDGKLESSQFHRSQSDESIETEPVASSSSVHRTLTIKAEGQFSCPAEGKRLKPTCPLNTQVIIHTGQKPFGCSDCGKRFGLKCNLNRHMAIHTGKPFGCPECGQRFGRNSDRNSHMLIHTGQKPFACSECGKRFGYKSSLNTHMIIHSGQKPLSCSECGQRFRRKSHLNTHMIIHTGEKPFGCSECGQSFGQKSTLNTHMIIHTGQKPFGCSECGERFRRKCSLNTHMIIHTRQKPFGCSDCGKRFGLNSNLAKHMLIHTRQKPFGCSECGQRFGRKSSLNTHMIIHTRQKPFGCFECGKRFGLKSNLTKHMITHTKEKPFCCSECGKRFGYKSSLNTHLIIHTGPKKAAVSMENDLDKKAV